A single Drechmeria coniospora strain ARSEF 6962 chromosome 03, whole genome shotgun sequence DNA region contains:
- a CDS encoding mitochondrial inner membrane translocase subunit TIM44, whose product MKAFVRTSAKSQIAFTRASAQIIHSHGRSPAYRRLASRLFSSLVSSRHGYGIQPNPLEGTVLSPLRSRFLPPELCIVSPSNQFRQFHLASRRCRPEMPKTQGADQPKTTSAESKTETEKEKSTKAKGDEDGDNAKARDKQEGENEDGKKKKEDLPPPPPHGDKTPWQVFTETMNSEFQASKEWNESTKQIGAAAHQFSESESVRRAREAYEKSTDAVSSTASKAVRSTAGAIGKGAAWTWDTSVVKGVRKAANVTGEAVDKATKPIRDTEAYRNVKDVIDDGSSSRYGGWVEKEERKRRRAAWEAQRDNAGQVLEEDPNAGTNVTLHKDAAWKEAWKDFRDTNKFVQGIFTMRGKYEESENPLISTARSITDRIGGFFAENETAMVIKKFRTIDPNFQVEPFLQELREYILPEVLDAYVKGDTETLKLWLSAAQYSVYEALTKQYLQAGMKSDGRILDIRNVDILRARMLDPGEVPSNELAAGMEDKVQLVTYAIGITRVPEDVNNPETRGWRLIEMQKSGRDWY is encoded by the exons ATGAAAGCTTTCGTTCGCACCTCGGCGAAGTCGCAAATTGCCTTCACGAGGGCCTCGGCTCAGATAATCCACTCTCATGGCAGATCACCAGCCTACCGGAGGTTAGCCTCCCGGCTCTTCTCCTCGCTGGTCTCCAGTCGCCATGGTTATGGCATCCAGCCAAACCCCTTGGAGGGCACCGTATTGTCTCCTTTGCGATCCCGTTTTCTCCCCCCCGAACTTTGCATCGTCTCCCCCTCCAATCAGTTTCGGCAGTTCCATCTCGCCAGCAGGAGATGCCGACCGGAGATGCCCAAGACACAAGGTGCCGACCAGCCAAAGACCACGTCGGCCGAATCCAAGACTGAGACCGAGAAAGAAAAGTCTACGAAGGCCAAGggtgacgaagacggcgacaACGCCAAGGCCAGAGACAAGCAGGAAGGGGAAAACGAAGACGGGAAGAAGAAAAAGGAGGATCTTCCGCCTCCCCCGCCTCATGGAGACAAGACTCCTTGGCAGGTCTTCACCGAGACCATGAACTCAGAGTTCCAAGCCTCGAAGGAGTGGAACGAGTCCACCAAGCAaatcggcgccgccgcgcaTCAGTTTTCGGAGAGCGAGTCTGTCCGCAGAGCCCGCGAAGCGTACGAGAAGTCGACAGATGCCGTCTCCTCCACCGCGTCCAAGGCGGTACGATCGACAGCCGGTGCCATTGGCAAGGGTGCTGCGTGGACATGGGATACGTCCGTGGTCAAGGGCGTACGCAAGGCAGCCAATGTCACTGGCGAGGCCGTTGACAAAGCCACCAAACCCATTCGCGATACCGAGGCGTACAGGAACGTCAAGGATGTCATTGACGATGGTAGCTCTTCGCGATACGGCGGATGggtcgagaaggaggagcggaagaggaggagggcggccTGGGAAGCCCAGCGTGACAATGCTGGCCAAGTTTTGGAGGAAGACCCGAA CGCCGGCACCAACGTCACCCTTCACAAAGACGCGGCCTGGAAGGAGGCCTGGAAGGACTTCCGCGATACCAACAAGTTTGTCCAGGGCATCTTCACCATGCGTGGCAAATATGAGGAGTCGGAGAACCCGCTTATATCGACTGCTCGGAGCATTACCGATCGTATCGGTGGATTCTTCGCCGAGAATgagacggccatggtgatCAAAAAGTTCCGAACCATCGATCCAAACTTCCAGGTGGAGCCATTCCTTCAGGAGCTTCGAGAGTACATTCTCCCCGAGGTGCTGGATGCCTATGTCAAGGGAGATACCGAGACGCTGAAGCTGTGGCTGTCTGCtgcgcagtactccgtgtaCGAGGCGCTGACGAAGCAATACCTTCAAGCGGGCATGAAGTCTGACGGCCGGATTCTGGACATCAGAAATGTCGACATCTTGCGAGCCCGCATGCTCGACCCTGGCGAAGTTCCC TCGAACGAACTTGCCGCCGGCATGGAAGACAAGGTGCAGCTGGTCACCTACGCCATCGGAATCACGAGAGTGCCCGAAGATGTAAACAACCCGGAGACAAGAGGCTGGCGATTGATTGAGATGCAAAAGAGTGGCAGGGACTGGTACTGA
- a CDS encoding UDP-N-acetylglucosamine transporter YEA4, translating to MRKAALERDGYSSLSSAVQRVAIETGPTLVVAVMLGLVFGGCCSNVYALEAIINFEPAGGTLLTFVQFLFVAITGYIAQFDRTRPPFFISPAKVPLSRWVVNIVLFFGVNVLNNHAFSYDISVPVHIILRSGGSITTMIAGYLYGKRYTRIQALAVFLLTFGIALAAWSDAKETSASTLDDDDSSRPAFNTGLLILFVAQLLSAIMGLYTEATYRQYGPQWRENLFYSHMLSLPLFLPFLPSMMRVLKRMTGSELLALPLSPMKASNVAYVPNQLVYLATNVLTQYACIRGVNLLAATTSALTVTIVLNIRKLVSLLLSIWLFGNRLASGTLAGALVVFGSGALYSMGSWGKPRVTKPTSYQGDKREDRMEVKKRK from the exons ATGCGCAAAGCAGCGCTCGAAAGGGATGGCTATTCTAGCCTTTCCTCTGCTGTGCAACGAGTCGCCATAGAAACCGGGCCAACactcgtcgtggccgtgatGCTAGGTCTTGTTTTTGGGGGATGCTGCTCCAAT GTCTATGCTCTGGAAGCCATCATCAA CTTTGAACCTGCTGGGG GGACGCTCCTTACCTTTGTGCAGTTTCTCTTTGTGGCCATTACCGGCTATATCGCACAGTTTGATAGGACCCGACCGCCATTTTTTATATCGCCAGCCAAAGTTCCACTATCACGATGGGTCGTCAACATTGTGCTCTTTTTTGGCGTCAATGTCCTCAACAACCATGCATTTAGCTACGATATATCAGTTCCGGTACACATAATCCTACGATCTGGTGGAAGCATCACAACTATGATCGCAGGGTACCTCTACGGCAAGCGGTATACCCGCATCCAGGCGCTTGCTGTTTTTCTACTGACTTTCGGCATTGCGTTGGCTGCCTGGTCGGACGCAAAGGAAACA TCGGCTTCCAcactcgacgacgatgataGTTCCCGCCCAGCCTTCAATACGGGGCTACTTATACTTTTTGTAGCTCAACTGCTATCGGCCATCATGGGTCTCTACACAGAGGCCACATATCGGCAGTACGGACCGCAGTGGAGAGAAAACCTTTTTTACTCTCACATGCTGTCGTTGCCGTTGTTCCTTCCATTTCTTCCTTCCATGATGCGTGTCCTGAAACGGATGACGGGGAGCGAACTTCTGGCGTTGCCGCTTTCGCCTATGAAGGCATCAAACGTCGCTTATGTGCCTAATCAGCTGGTGTATCTGGCCACCAATGTATTGACTCAGTACGCCTGCATTCGCGGGGTAAACCTTCTCGCTGCCACCACTTCAGCACTAACGGTTACGATTGTTCTCAACATCCGAAAACTCGTCAGCCTCCTTCTCAGCATCTGGTTGTTCGGTAACAGACTAGCCAGTGGGACGCTAGCCGGTGCACTGGTGGTCTTTGGCTCTGGGGCACTATACTCAATGGGTTCGTGGGGGAAGCCGAGAGTAACAAAGCCAACGTCCTATCAGGGGGATAAGCGAGAGGATCGAATGGAAGTAAAGAAAAGGAAATAG
- a CDS encoding protein phosphatase PP2A regulatory subunit B: MVDSEANSPTWKFTQCFGDKGDVEDITEADIISTVEFDHTGNYLATGDKGGRVVLFERNETKKSCEYKFHTEFQSHEPEFDYLKSLEIEEKINKIKWCRRQNASHYLLSTNDKTIKLWKVFEKSLKVVAENNLSHEPTPGNVAGGGGASRPLATSQNFRHATDLKLPRLTHHDTVVAAVPRRTYANAHAYHINSISVNSDGETFVSSDDLRINLWNLNIQDQSFNIVDIKPANMEELTEVITAAEFHPVSCNWFMYASSKGTIKLADMRESALCDQHAKLFEQEEDPSERSFFSEIISSISDVRFSYDGRYILSRDYLTVKIWDINMERQPVKTIPIHEHLRQRLCDTYENDSIFDKFEVVFSGDSKNVMTGSYNNNFMIYPSDPDREVEVVLQADKSAFKAKKVGVPTPINASTSPTTNGGKKNGSRAGSPVGGAQRMRKETDADQIDFNKKILHMSWHPFEDSIAIAATNNLFVFSAL, encoded by the exons ATGGTTGACAGCGAAGCTAATTCGCCTACGTGGAAGTTCACCCA GTGCTTCGGCGACAAAGGTGACGTTGAGGATATCACCGAAG CTGATATTATCTCCACCGTCGAGTTCGACCACACTGGAAACTACCTAGCTACGGGAGACAAAGGTGGTCGGGTCGTCCTCTTCGAGCGGAATGAAACG AAAAAGTCTTGCGAGTACAAGTTTCATACCGAATTTCAGTCTCATGAGCCCGAGTTCGATTACCTCAAGTCACTGGAGATCGAGGAAAAGATTAACAAGATCAAATGGTGCCGCCGTCAAAATGCATCTCACTACCTGCTCTCCACAAATGACAAAACAATTAAGCTGTGGAAAGTCTTCGAGAAGTCGTTGAAGGTTGTGGCTGAGAACAATCTCTCTCACGAACCCACTCCTGGCAATGTTGctggaggcggaggagctTCCCGACCCCTTGCCACCAGTCAAAACTTCCGCCACGCAACCGACCTCAAACTCCCACGCCTGACACATCACGACACCGTCGTTGCGGCCGTGCCGCGCCGGACCTACGCCAACGCCCATGCCTATCATATCAACAGCATTTCTGTCAACAGCGATGGCGAGACCTTTGTCAGCAGCGATGATCTCCGCATTAACTTGTGGAACCTCAATATACAAGACCAAAGCTTCAACATCGTTGACATCAAGCCCGCAAATATGGAGGAGTTGACTGAAGTCATCACTGCCGCCGAGTTTCACCCCGTGAGCTGCAATTGGTTCATGTACGCCAGCTCCAAGGGCACGATTAAACTGGCCGACATGCGCGAAAGTGCACTATGCGATCAGCACGCCAAAC TCTTTGAGCAAGAAGAAGACCCTTCCGAACGTTCCTTCTTCTCGGAGATAATCTCATCTATATCAGATGTCCGCTTTTCATACGACGGACGATATATTCTGTCGCGCGACTATCTTACTGTCAAAATCTGGGACATTAACATGGAGCGGCAGCCAGTCAAGACAATACCAATCCATGAGCACCTGCGGCAGCGGCTATGTGACACGTACGAGAATGACAGCATTTTCGACAAGTTCGAAGTAGTTTTCTCCGGTGACTCGAAAAACGTCATGACAGGGAGCTATAACAACAATTTCATGATATACCCATCAGACCCTGATAGGGAAGTTGAGGTGGTCCTCCAAGCAGACAAGTCGGCATTTAAGGCCAAAAAAGTAGGCGTACCTACACCCATCAATGCGTCAACGAGTCCGACGACGAATGGTGGCAAGAAGAACGGCTCCAGAGCAGGCAGCCCCGTCGGAGGTGCCCAGAGGATGCGTAAAGAGACAGATGCGGACCAGATTGATTTCAACAAGAAGATTCTGCATATGAGCTGGCACCCGTTTGAGGATAGCATTGCTATTGCTGCAACGAACAAC CTCTTCGTCTTCTCGGCACTGTAA
- a CDS encoding UPF0326 protein hag1 yields MPGENSNRELTRRHRSTLSLQKTDIVIHVYDLLPPGRLSSILWTFGASLLHSGVVIGGREYAYGGHDKRNATGVYWTKPKTEPPGGTFRCEILHGFTLAADEEIDASIRQASDEFLGTSYNLLTRNCNHFTSYLCKKLTGKQGPGWLNRAASIGVALPCVVPRGWIEPPECEQADGELADEDGEHEDENSHMLEQSRLHFLSNGVRVLAHSSVNDAEWSGEEQSRLHGDGSRKGKQVLRDGTGRQRPPAERVQRR; encoded by the exons ATGCCTGGCGAAAACAGCAACAGGGAGTTGACTCGCCGGCATCGTTCAACACTCTCACTGCAGAAGACGGATATTGTTATTCATGTCTATGACCTGCTTCCG CCCGGCAGGCTATCGTCGATCCTTTGGACGTTCGGTGCATCGCTGCTCCATTcaggcgtcgtcatcggcggccgcgaaTACGCAtacggcggccacgacaaGCGCAATGCCACCGGCGTGTACTGGACGAAACCGAAAACGGAGCCACCTGGTGGCACGTTTCGGTGCGAGATACTCCACGGGTTCACTCtagcggccgacgaggaaatTGACGCGAGCATTCGACAGGCATCCGACGAGTTCCTCGGGACATCTTATAACCTTCTCACAAGAAACTGCAATCATTTCACATCATACCTCTGTAAGAAACTTACGGGCAAACAAGGTCCCGGATGGCTGAACCGCGCCGCTAGCATCGGCGTTGCCTTGCCCTGTGTCGTGCCCCGAGGGTGGATTGAGCCGCCCGAGTGTGAACAGGCCGATGGCGAACTTGCCGATGAGGATGGGGAGCATGAGGATGAGAATTCTCACATGCTCGAGCAGTCTCGGCTGCATTTCCTTTCCAATGGTGTACGAGTGCTCGCGCATTCGAGTGTCAATGACGCTGAGTGGAGCGGAGAAGAGCAATCCAGGCTGCATGGAGATGGCAGCAGGAAGGGAAAGCAAGTCTTGCGAGATGGTACTGGGCGACAACGTCCTCCCGCCGAACGAGTCCAACGACGATAA
- a CDS encoding GTP-binding protein YchF — MCIALLHPLAPLTILLFSCRFFSASQKRRLRLATANSATTTSLSVSPFLPFASFAPPFLLRAARSAASGQALALRCILSYTPRRQYAKSRNKMPPKKQVVEEKIPLGRPGNNLKSGIVGLANVGKSTLFQAITKCSLGNPANFPYATIDPEEARVIVPDDRFDWLVEKYKPKSVVPANLTVYDIAGLTRGSSTGAGLGNAFLSHIRAVDAIFQVVRCFDDAEIIHVEGDVNPTRDLDIISEELRLKDIEFVEKALENQKKKTRMGGQSLELKKAKQEQDMIEKVLAWLQDGKDVRKGNWTPKEVEVINPLFLLTAKPVVYLVNLSEKDFVRKKNKYLPKVAEWIKENAAGDPIIPISVSYEERLTRFESEEAAKEEQKNVGAESALPKIVTQMRKTLQLGSFFTTGADEVRQWTIRVGTKAPQAAGVIHTDFEKTFIQAIVFNFNMLKELGDEAEVKAKGKMMTKGKEYVVEDGDILLIKAGAAKG, encoded by the exons ATGTGCATTGCCCTTCTCCATCCACTTGCCCCTCTCACAATTCTTCTTTTTTCCTGCAGGTTCTTCAGTGCTTCGCAAAAGCGACGGTTGAGGCTGGCAACGGCCAATTCTGCCACTACGACTTCCCTCTCCGTCTCTCCTTTTCTCCCGTTCGCTTCTTTTGCTCCCCCTTTCCTACTCCGCGCAGCAAGGTCTGCCGCATCTGGACAAGCACTAGCTCTGAGGTGCATCCTCTCCTATACCCCGCGTCGCCAGTACGCAAAATCAAGAAACAAGATGCCACCCAAGAAGCAGGTCGTGGAAGAAAAGATTCCTTTGGGCAGGCCCGGGAACAACCTCAAGAGTGGCATT GTCGGCCTGGCCAACGTCGGCAAATCAACTCTGTTCCAAGCCATCACAAAATGCTCACTAGGCAACCCAGCT AACTTTCCCTACGCCACCATCGATCCTGAAGAGGCCCGTGTCATTGTCCCCGATGACCGATTCGACTGGCTGGTTGAGAAATACAAGCCGAAGTCTGTGGTACCGGCCAACCTGACGGTCTACGACATCGCTGGCCTGACCCGTGGCTCCTCCACTGGTGCGGGCTTGGGCAATGCCTTCCTGTCTCACATCCGGGCTGTGGATGCCATCTTCCAGGTCGTCCGGTGTTTCGACGATGCGGAAATTATACATGTTGAGGGTGATGTCAACCCTACTCGCGACCTTGACATCATCAGCGAGGAGTTGAGACTTAAGGACATCGAGTTCGTCGAAAAAGCTCTCGAGAACCAGAAGAAGAAAACTCGAATGGGTGGTCAAAGTTTGGAGCTCAAAAAGGCCAAGCAGGAACAGGATATGATCGAGAAGGTCCTCGCCTGGCTCCAGGATGGCAAGGATGTCCGAAAAGGTAACTGGACACCAAAGGAG GTCGAAGTCATCAACCCCCTGTTCCTCTTGACGGCCAAGCCTGTTGTCTACCTGGTCAATCTGTCTGAAAAAGATTTTGTTCGCAAGAAGAACAAGTATTTGCCCAAGGTCGCCGAGTGGATCAAGGAGAATGCGGCCGGAGATCCCATTATCCCCATTTCCGTTTCGTACGAGGAACGCTTGACTCGCTTCGAGTCAGAGGAAGCAGCCAAAGAGGAGCAAAAgaacgtcggcgccgagtcGGCTCTCCCAAAGATCGTCACGCAGATGCGCAAGACTCTTCAACTGGGCAGTTTCTTTACGACGGGCGCTGACGAGGTTCGACAATGGACCATTCGTGTCGGCACCAAGGCTCCCCAAGCCGCCGGTGTCATCCACACGGACTTTGAGAAAACGTTCATTCAGGCCATCGTGTTCAACTTCAACATGCTGAAGGAATtaggcgacgaggccgaggtcaagGCAAAAGGCAAAATGATGACCAAGGGCAAAGAATATGTCGTTGAGGATGGAGACATTCTCCTCATTAAGGCCGGCGCTGCCAAGGGCTGA